The proteins below are encoded in one region of Methanosarcina barkeri 3:
- a CDS encoding ABC transporter permease: MKDNNVFVVAQKEAADHLQDAGFLVLLATYTVIVFASTYMLGSLAHDDNSVLLSSINVKMISQFTPLLGIVLGFDVVVREQKSGSLNVLLTHPIFRDNILTGKLLGSTLLIAAIIIFSVFVSVGTLLVFYGVEIGYIELIRIAVFTILTFFYAVIFLGIAILISTIVKNSTDSLTCNIIIWIFICILFGAILKTVVAILTGQTSNEGILITQLLNISPLHHYGEAVIGRTDLSFMGVNVEPMVGGIFDTKYTLTQCLTEFWMNIVVLIITPVVLFIITFITFLRKDITL; this comes from the coding sequence ATGAAAGATAATAATGTTTTTGTGGTTGCTCAAAAAGAGGCTGCTGACCACCTTCAAGATGCCGGATTTTTGGTGTTGCTTGCAACATATACTGTAATAGTGTTTGCTTCTACCTATATGCTTGGTTCCTTGGCGCATGACGATAATTCAGTACTTCTGAGTAGCATTAATGTCAAAATGATATCCCAATTTACTCCATTACTTGGTATAGTTCTGGGATTCGATGTAGTTGTCAGAGAACAGAAATCTGGATCACTCAATGTGTTATTAACTCATCCAATATTCAGAGATAATATTCTCACAGGGAAATTACTTGGATCAACGTTATTGATAGCTGCTATAATCATATTTTCGGTTTTTGTATCTGTAGGAACACTCTTGGTCTTCTATGGTGTTGAGATCGGATATATTGAACTTATCAGAATAGCCGTGTTCACCATTCTCACATTTTTCTATGCGGTGATATTTTTGGGAATTGCAATTCTTATCTCAACGATAGTAAAAAACTCCACTGATTCACTGACCTGCAACATTATTATATGGATTTTTATTTGCATACTATTTGGTGCAATTCTTAAGACAGTTGTTGCCATATTGACAGGTCAAACATCGAATGAAGGTATATTAATCACACAACTTTTGAATATATCACCACTGCATCACTATGGAGAGGCTGTAATTGGCAGAACTGATTTGAGTTTTATGGGAGTTAACGTAGAACCAATGGTTGGAGGGATTTTCGATACTAAATATACTCTCACTCAGTGCTTAACAGAATTCTGGATGAATATTGTAGTGCTGATAATAACTCCGGTTGTATTGTTTATAATAACTTTCATTACATTTCTTAGGAAAGACATTACTCTGTAA
- a CDS encoding ABC transporter permease: MEKYRNVFVIAQKEFADNIWSPRFTILILVFTTIVFSISYDSGIGPEGNAISRGYLDISHIVSLFLPFMGIALGFDAISKERESKSLNVLLTHPIYRDNIIAGKALGAMITLILVVFISIFTTLGTILLASGTELSSPILNRLVIFAILTYLYLSIFLSLGILSSIVTKNATKSLVYNIAIWVVLCIVFGMICATTASIITEHKPLDLDDNERFLRLNADIQKLTPSHHYAMAVSGRPSLSWLGVSSEKPSVEGIFDMEYTLGQWWNELWINVLILIITPVFLIIVAFIMFLRQDVSKDMG, from the coding sequence GTGGAAAAATATCGGAATGTGTTTGTGATTGCACAAAAAGAATTTGCAGACAATATATGGAGCCCGAGGTTCACAATACTCATCTTGGTATTCACAACTATTGTTTTTTCAATAAGTTATGATTCTGGAATTGGGCCAGAAGGGAATGCCATATCCAGAGGTTATCTTGATATTTCTCATATTGTTTCCCTCTTCTTGCCATTTATGGGAATTGCACTTGGTTTCGATGCAATTAGCAAAGAGAGGGAGTCAAAGTCTTTGAATGTGCTTCTGACGCATCCAATATATAGGGATAATATCATTGCTGGAAAAGCGCTTGGAGCAATGATTACATTAATTCTGGTAGTATTTATATCAATTTTCACAACTCTTGGAACAATACTTTTAGCATCAGGAACCGAGTTAAGTTCACCAATTCTAAATCGATTGGTAATCTTTGCAATTCTTACATACCTATATCTATCAATATTTCTGTCACTTGGCATACTTAGTTCGATTGTGACAAAAAATGCCACAAAATCATTAGTATACAACATAGCGATCTGGGTTGTGTTATGTATTGTATTTGGTATGATTTGTGCTACAACTGCTTCTATTATAACTGAGCATAAACCATTGGATTTAGATGATAACGAGCGTTTTTTAAGACTTAACGCAGATATTCAAAAATTGACGCCATCACATCATTATGCTATGGCGGTAAGTGGTAGACCTAGTTTGAGTTGGTTGGGTGTTTCGAGTGAGAAACCAAGCGTGGAAGGGATATTTGACATGGAATATACGCTGGGACAGTGGTGGAATGAACTCTGGATAAATGTTCTAATTTTGATTATTACTCCTGTTTTTTTAATTATAGTAGCATTTATAATGTTTTTGCGCCAGGATGTATCAAAGGATATGGGGTAA